One window of the Mycobacterium haemophilum DSM 44634 genome contains the following:
- a CDS encoding LuxR family transcriptional regulator — MYSLGEMQKPVPVGADYLASSLVARLRSTDVPTDLHRGCTVTLLLVDVEGLTELSETQPDEAADVMTRLDCAVSEAVAAHGGVQQVVQGARGNFLAAFARASDAAACAVDLQLAPLVPVRLRIALHTGEVQISNDDANNVVLTMVQAAGLLDLAYGGQTVLSSTTGDLVIDGLPADTWLVDLGSHLLRDLARPIRVMQLCHRNLRRNLPELSTRTVLGGQSLPTPLTTFVGRTAQIKEVQELLTEKRLLTLVGAGGVGKTRLALQVVDRVADEFGGELSYFDLAPVTDHDIAPIAVVDDLRRCVGDRRMLVVLDNCEHLLEVCAEVMTTLLGACPSLTILATSREPIGVAGEVTWRVSMLSPADEAVELFTDRAALVQPGFSITDDNRQIVTKICQRLDGMPLAIELAAARIRTLSLTEIADGLDDRFRLLTGGARTAVRRQQTLRASMDWSYALLTESERVLFRRLSVISGTFDLTVAHAVGHDDLDEPDQVFDRLTLLIDKSLVTVEGRQGSSRYRLLETARQYAMEKLQESNEVDLVRTRHRDHYMALGALLDAPGDTDHEQLVEQVETELDNLRSAFAWSRETGDIAGALQLASSLQPIWFGRGHMYEGLAWFDSILEHKNVDRLAAPKEVLARAVANKVVLHAMLASSPADGGDIVALAQQALTMARKIGDPAVLARVLTACGFSGGYDAEVARPYFAEAVELARTHEDKWTLSQIQLWGVVGFCVSGDPVALRAAAEAADDLAQEIGDRFVSRQCRLLLSIAQLWQGDVDGAIARSGEVAAGAEAANDAVTRALGLYAQTRALVHRDVSVALATAGMAVEAAAELSGIYRGIGYAAMVFAALAMGDVAAAGEASEACRPHLGADHGLAAIHLELMAAVALARGDVITARRLADEGVAATAGWHQMAALTTRARVAIAQGEPELARADIHAALACGADIQASLGISDSMELLAELISKGGNHRQAGRLFGAASALREKIGEVRFKVWDAGYEAAVAALRGAMGRKDFDSAWAEGAAMSLEDAITYAQRGRGNRKRPATGWESLTPAEHNVVRLVSEGLDTKDIASRLFVSVRTVHTHLTRIYSKLGLTSRVQLVQEAARHN; from the coding sequence ATGTATTCTTTGGGCGAGATGCAGAAACCCGTACCCGTTGGCGCCGATTATTTAGCTTCAAGTCTGGTGGCGCGGCTAAGATCGACCGACGTGCCGACGGACCTCCATCGCGGTTGCACGGTGACGTTGCTTCTGGTTGACGTCGAGGGCTTGACAGAGCTGTCAGAAACACAACCCGATGAGGCAGCGGACGTAATGACACGCCTGGACTGCGCGGTGTCCGAAGCTGTCGCGGCCCATGGCGGGGTGCAACAGGTTGTCCAAGGGGCACGAGGCAACTTTCTCGCGGCGTTCGCTCGTGCTAGCGACGCCGCAGCTTGCGCCGTAGACCTGCAGCTGGCCCCGCTGGTACCAGTGCGGCTGCGCATCGCCCTGCACACCGGTGAGGTTCAGATATCCAACGACGATGCCAATAATGTGGTTCTCACGATGGTCCAGGCTGCAGGGTTGCTCGACCTGGCATACGGGGGACAGACGGTGTTGTCCTCTACCACAGGTGATCTCGTCATTGACGGGCTCCCCGCTGATACCTGGCTAGTTGATCTTGGCAGTCACCTATTGCGGGATCTGGCTCGGCCGATACGTGTCATGCAGTTGTGTCACCGTAATCTGCGCAGAAACCTTCCCGAGCTAAGTACCCGGACCGTCCTTGGCGGACAAAGTCTTCCGACGCCGCTCACCACTTTTGTGGGCCGCACCGCGCAGATCAAAGAGGTGCAAGAGCTGCTGACCGAAAAACGGTTGTTGACGCTGGTCGGTGCAGGGGGAGTAGGCAAAACGCGGCTCGCGTTACAGGTCGTCGACAGAGTCGCAGACGAGTTTGGCGGCGAGCTGTCGTACTTCGACCTAGCGCCGGTCACCGATCACGACATCGCCCCGATTGCGGTGGTAGACGACCTGCGTCGGTGCGTCGGTGACCGTCGCATGCTGGTGGTGTTGGACAACTGCGAGCACCTCCTCGAGGTGTGCGCGGAGGTGATGACCACGCTCTTGGGCGCTTGCCCGTCGTTGACGATTTTGGCGACCAGTCGCGAGCCGATCGGGGTGGCCGGCGAAGTTACCTGGCGGGTTTCGATGCTGTCGCCGGCCGACGAGGCGGTCGAACTATTCACAGACCGCGCTGCCCTGGTACAACCCGGTTTCAGCATTACCGATGACAACCGTCAGATCGTGACCAAGATCTGTCAGCGCCTCGACGGCATGCCGTTGGCGATCGAGCTTGCCGCCGCACGGATACGCACGCTATCGCTAACCGAGATAGCCGATGGTTTGGATGACCGGTTTCGGCTGCTGACTGGTGGTGCGCGCACCGCGGTGCGACGCCAACAGACGCTCCGTGCCTCGATGGATTGGTCGTATGCGTTGCTGACCGAAAGCGAGCGGGTCTTGTTTCGCCGCTTGTCGGTAATTTCGGGGACATTCGACCTCACGGTGGCCCACGCGGTCGGGCACGATGATCTTGATGAGCCTGATCAGGTTTTCGATCGGCTGACCCTGCTCATAGACAAGTCGCTGGTGACGGTCGAAGGCAGACAGGGTAGCTCGCGGTACCGGTTGCTTGAAACGGCGCGCCAGTACGCGATGGAGAAACTCCAAGAGTCTAACGAGGTCGACCTTGTGCGTACTCGTCACCGCGATCACTACATGGCGCTTGGGGCCCTGCTGGATGCTCCGGGAGACACCGACCACGAGCAGCTTGTTGAGCAAGTTGAGACCGAGCTTGACAATCTGCGTAGCGCATTCGCATGGAGCCGCGAAACCGGCGATATCGCTGGCGCACTGCAACTCGCCTCCTCACTTCAGCCGATCTGGTTTGGGCGCGGCCACATGTATGAGGGGTTGGCCTGGTTCGACTCGATCCTCGAACACAAAAACGTCGATCGCCTTGCTGCGCCCAAAGAGGTCTTAGCGCGGGCGGTTGCCAACAAGGTTGTGCTCCACGCCATGCTGGCCAGCAGTCCAGCAGACGGCGGTGACATTGTCGCTCTAGCTCAACAAGCCCTGACTATGGCACGCAAGATAGGTGACCCTGCCGTTTTGGCTCGGGTGCTTACTGCCTGCGGTTTCAGCGGTGGCTACGACGCAGAGGTGGCTCGGCCTTACTTCGCCGAGGCGGTTGAGCTCGCGCGAACGCACGAAGATAAGTGGACACTGAGCCAAATTCAGCTTTGGGGAGTTGTTGGATTCTGCGTGTCAGGTGACCCGGTTGCTTTGCGCGCAGCGGCGGAAGCGGCCGACGATCTCGCTCAAGAAATCGGGGACCGGTTCGTCTCGCGACAGTGCCGCTTGCTGCTCTCCATTGCACAGTTATGGCAGGGTGATGTAGACGGAGCGATCGCGCGATCGGGTGAAGTTGCTGCCGGTGCTGAAGCGGCCAACGATGCAGTGACGAGAGCTTTGGGTCTGTACGCCCAAACTCGGGCCCTGGTGCATCGCGATGTCAGCGTGGCGCTGGCCACGGCCGGCATGGCCGTCGAAGCCGCAGCGGAATTAAGTGGCATATATCGCGGCATTGGTTATGCGGCAATGGTTTTCGCGGCGTTAGCCATGGGCGATGTCGCCGCGGCTGGCGAGGCCAGCGAGGCATGCCGGCCGCACCTTGGTGCTGACCACGGCCTGGCAGCGATACACCTCGAACTCATGGCGGCGGTCGCTTTGGCAAGAGGCGATGTCATCACGGCGCGACGCCTCGCCGACGAGGGTGTTGCTGCGACGGCTGGGTGGCATCAAATGGCGGCCTTGACAACGCGTGCGCGCGTCGCGATAGCGCAGGGTGAACCAGAACTGGCACGAGCTGATATCCATGCCGCGCTTGCGTGCGGTGCAGATATCCAGGCGTCTCTGGGCATATCGGACAGCATGGAATTGTTAGCGGAGCTGATCAGCAAGGGTGGCAACCATCGTCAAGCCGGGCGTCTTTTCGGTGCGGCGTCCGCGCTACGTGAGAAGATAGGTGAGGTCCGCTTCAAAGTCTGGGACGCTGGCTATGAGGCTGCAGTGGCGGCGCTTCGTGGTGCGATGGGCCGCAAGGACTTTGACTCCGCCTGGGCCGAGGGAGCCGCTATGTCCCTCGAGGACGCGATCACCTACGCGCAGCGCGGGCGTGGCAACCGTAAACGACCGGCCACCGGCTGGGAATCTCTAACTCCTGCCGAGCACAATGTAGTACGGCTCGTCAGCGAGGGGTTAGACACCAAAGACATCGCGTCACGGCTTTTCGTCTCCGTGCGCACCGTGCATACTCACCTCACCCGCATCTACTCCAAACTTGGCCTTACCTCCCGTGTCCAACTCGTGCAAGAAGCTGCGCGCCACAACTAG
- a CDS encoding EAL domain-containing protein, with amino-acid sequence MSASEVAGRDDSDGVSADALRYADVECLSTLRTDGAMRSGSLPDRFSDRPAGKDGSGDAKDRSSGWSYGDPDCEQGSARDGLLQVMPAALDRGEFFLVYQPIVRLNDKRFIGVEALLRWAHPTLGTLLPARFIGLAERNGMIVPLTAFVIEQACRHIRNWRDDSTNPRPFVSVNVSARNVQDPGFLPMVERVLGDTGLPAHALQLELTENASLSIDEASITRLQELSAIGVGIAIDDFGTGFSSLAYLRNLPVDMVKLAGEFIENLGGDIHGRLADEQITRAMIDLAFKLGITVCAKRVETPGQAARLRDFGCDAAQGWHFAKALPADFFTE; translated from the coding sequence ATGTCGGCATCGGAAGTCGCGGGTCGCGACGATTCGGACGGCGTATCTGCGGATGCGCTGCGGTACGCCGACGTTGAGTGCCTGTCGACGTTACGTACAGACGGCGCCATGCGGAGCGGGTCGCTGCCGGATCGGTTTAGTGATAGGCCGGCTGGTAAGGATGGCAGCGGCGACGCGAAAGACCGAAGCAGTGGATGGTCTTACGGTGATCCCGATTGCGAGCAGGGCAGCGCCCGTGACGGCCTATTGCAGGTGATGCCCGCTGCGCTGGATCGCGGGGAGTTTTTCCTCGTCTACCAGCCGATTGTCCGGCTTAACGACAAACGCTTCATCGGCGTCGAGGCGCTACTGCGCTGGGCGCACCCGACGCTGGGCACCCTGCTCCCGGCGCGATTCATCGGCCTCGCCGAGCGAAACGGCATGATCGTGCCGCTCACTGCCTTCGTGATTGAGCAGGCCTGCCGACACATTCGCAACTGGCGTGACGACAGCACCAACCCACGACCATTCGTCAGCGTCAACGTCTCGGCCCGCAACGTCCAGGATCCTGGGTTTCTCCCGATGGTCGAGCGGGTGCTCGGCGACACCGGCCTACCTGCCCACGCGTTGCAGCTCGAACTTACCGAGAACGCGAGCCTGAGCATAGATGAGGCATCGATCACCAGGCTGCAGGAACTGTCCGCCATCGGTGTGGGTATTGCGATCGATGACTTCGGCACCGGATTCTCTAGCCTCGCTTATTTGCGTAACCTGCCCGTCGACATGGTCAAACTCGCCGGCGAGTTCATCGAGAACCTCGGCGGCGACATCCACGGTCGGCTGGCTGATGAACAGATCACCCGAGCAATGATTGATCTCGCCTTCAAGCTTGGGATCACTGTCTGCGCAAAGCGAGTCGAAACGCCCGGTCAAGCCGCCCGGTTGCGTGACTTCGGTTGCGACGCCGCCCAAGGCTGGCACTTTGCGAAGGCGCTACCGGCCGACTTCTTCACCGAGTAG
- a CDS encoding cytochrome P450 has translation MPATSTSRMVTRDVEAAGYRIEAGTMLLFGRLAVQRDPALREKSLVFDPDRFGPANAKGRNRWQYVPFGAGPRACIRDHFAMLEVILGLATFIRRARVHSLVDGFPLAAPFTVVAGAPIWARIHRRG, from the coding sequence GTGCCTGCGACCTCGACGTCGCGGATGGTTACCCGCGACGTCGAGGCCGCAGGCTACCGGATCGAGGCCGGCACCATGCTGCTCTTCGGACGCCTTGCCGTGCAACGAGATCCGGCGTTGCGGGAAAAGTCGTTGGTGTTTGATCCGGACCGGTTCGGCCCGGCGAACGCGAAGGGTCGCAACCGATGGCAATACGTGCCGTTCGGCGCTGGGCCCAGGGCGTGCATCAGGGATCATTTCGCGATGCTCGAAGTTATCCTGGGGCTGGCTACCTTCATCCGCCGAGCTAGAGTGCACTCGTTGGTCGACGGTTTCCCACTGGCGGCACCGTTCACCGTGGTTGCCGGCGCCCCGATTTGGGCCCGCATTCACCGGCGCGGGTGA
- a CDS encoding Rv1355c family protein, with amino-acid sequence MNPPAQVLVPDDPADAAMLQRLRADPKVDFIDHRERQLQELLSLRPAPDPELVAEQARWVYYPWRRAVVAVLGPRGFRAVRLDRNRHEITAEEQARLGALRIGVAGLSVGHVIAHTLAVQGLCGQLRLADFDHLELSNLNRVPATVFDLGLNKAEAAARRIAELDPYLMVRTFDAGLTLDNMDEFLKGLDIVVEECDSLDMKVVVRERARSRGIPVLMATNDRGLVDVERFDLEPQRPILHGLLSGLDTGLLPGMSSREKVPYVLRILEAERLSPRFAASLVEIDRSLSTWPQLAGDVVLGATALVEAVRRIGLGEELRSGRTRIDVGSALNQLVEPDMAMDRHEETTPYSEPVLSGTAGLIAAAAIRAPSGGNQQPWHVEAGPEALVIRIAPEHTEALDVGFRASAVAVGAALFNAKVAAAAHGVLGPVSLAEDVDGVPLRVTLGLGEGQNPDLAAIYESMLARETNRHHGTPTAVSAETIDVLHATAAAEGARLHLLTTRDDIARAAMILAAADRTRYLTPRLHEEMISELRWPGDPSPETGIDVCSLEMGHDRLAELDVARRTDVMEHLAQWNAGAELGQDTYDRVVASSALVVVSVHGRELSDYARGGSAVEAVWIAAQQHGLAVQPVSPVFLYAHDANELHELSAQFADELGRLRNDFHRLVRIPVDDSLVLVLRLAIAGPTSVRSRRSVDRIRLLSV; translated from the coding sequence ATGAACCCGCCCGCACAGGTTCTGGTCCCCGATGACCCCGCTGATGCCGCGATGCTGCAGCGGTTGCGCGCCGATCCCAAGGTTGACTTTATCGACCATCGCGAGCGACAACTGCAGGAGTTGCTCAGCTTGCGGCCGGCACCGGATCCGGAGTTGGTCGCCGAACAAGCCCGGTGGGTGTACTACCCATGGCGACGGGCGGTCGTGGCGGTGCTGGGCCCCCGCGGGTTCCGCGCGGTGAGGCTGGACCGCAACCGCCACGAGATCACCGCCGAGGAGCAGGCTCGGTTGGGTGCGTTGCGCATCGGTGTCGCTGGGCTGAGTGTGGGGCATGTGATCGCCCACACTCTGGCCGTCCAGGGCTTGTGCGGCCAGTTACGCTTGGCCGACTTCGACCACCTGGAGCTGTCCAACCTCAACCGGGTGCCCGCCACGGTGTTCGACCTCGGCCTTAATAAGGCCGAGGCGGCGGCGCGCCGTATCGCCGAGCTGGACCCGTATCTGATGGTGCGAACGTTTGATGCCGGCTTGACGCTAGACAACATGGATGAGTTCCTCAAGGGTCTGGATATCGTTGTGGAGGAATGCGATTCGCTGGACATGAAGGTTGTCGTTCGGGAGAGAGCACGCAGCCGCGGCATTCCAGTACTGATGGCGACTAATGACCGTGGCCTGGTCGATGTTGAGCGGTTCGACTTGGAACCGCAGCGCCCGATTTTGCACGGTCTGCTTAGTGGCCTCGACACCGGGTTGCTTCCTGGGATGAGCAGCCGCGAGAAGGTCCCGTACGTCTTGCGCATTCTCGAGGCAGAACGGTTGTCGCCCCGCTTCGCCGCGTCGCTGGTCGAGATCGATCGCTCACTGTCGACCTGGCCCCAACTGGCGGGGGATGTAGTGCTTGGAGCTACGGCGCTGGTCGAGGCGGTGCGCCGCATCGGTCTTGGGGAAGAGCTACGTTCGGGACGTACCCGTATCGACGTCGGCTCGGCGCTCAATCAACTCGTCGAGCCAGACATGGCTATGGATCGTCACGAGGAGACGACACCGTATTCAGAACCCGTACTATCCGGGACTGCGGGGCTTATCGCCGCTGCCGCGATCCGCGCACCGTCGGGCGGAAATCAGCAGCCCTGGCACGTCGAAGCAGGCCCTGAGGCCCTGGTAATTCGGATTGCGCCGGAACACACCGAGGCCCTCGACGTCGGTTTCCGTGCCAGCGCCGTCGCCGTGGGTGCAGCGTTGTTCAACGCCAAGGTTGCGGCCGCGGCCCATGGTGTGCTCGGACCGGTAAGCCTGGCTGAAGATGTTGACGGCGTGCCGCTGCGGGTCACCCTGGGTCTGGGTGAGGGGCAAAATCCCGACTTGGCGGCCATCTACGAGTCGATGCTGGCCCGTGAGACCAACCGCCACCACGGCACGCCGACCGCGGTCTCGGCCGAAACGATTGACGTGCTTCATGCGACCGCGGCGGCCGAAGGCGCGCGGCTGCACCTGTTGACCACACGTGATGATATCGCCCGAGCGGCCATGATTCTGGCCGCTGCCGACCGTACGCGGTACCTGACGCCGCGGCTGCACGAGGAGATGATTTCGGAGCTGCGATGGCCGGGAGATCCATCTCCGGAAACTGGGATCGATGTGTGCAGTCTCGAAATGGGTCACGATCGACTTGCTGAGTTGGACGTGGCTCGTCGTACTGACGTAATGGAACACTTGGCACAGTGGAACGCCGGCGCAGAGCTGGGCCAAGACACCTACGACCGTGTCGTGGCCAGTTCAGCGCTGGTAGTGGTCTCGGTGCACGGGCGCGAGTTGAGCGACTACGCCCGCGGCGGATCGGCTGTTGAGGCGGTATGGATCGCCGCGCAGCAGCATGGACTTGCCGTGCAGCCGGTTTCGCCGGTATTCCTGTACGCTCACGACGCCAACGAGCTACACGAACTGTCTGCGCAGTTCGCTGACGAGTTGGGTCGGCTGCGCAACGATTTCCACCGCCTGGTGCGCATCCCGGTCGATGACTCCCTCGTACTGGTACTGCGACTAGCTATTGCGGGGCCCACGTCAGTGCGGAGCCGCCGCAGTGTTGACCGTATCAGGTTGCTGTCGGTGTGA
- a CDS encoding putative bifunctional diguanylate cyclase/phosphodiesterase — MSRTLDELVTQVASQLMAATATTAVPFSERVLALMVEHFGVDVSFLRHNDHDIHATRLVAEWPPRDYGPDPDPIGVVYFADADSVFAMIENLKEPLVLRPEPANADYQRRIQKGTAVPAVSLAQVPLLSGEVTTGTLGFVKHGDREWHSDELNALQAIATLFAQLQARIVAEEQLRYLAEHDDLTGLLNRRALIAHLDERLAEGQCGPVTLLFLDLDRLKAVNDYLGHNAGDRLIKVFADRLREAAEDRTIIARFGRDEFVVVPAEPISVDAAESFAHRLQTRLQNQVVIDGEILTRTVSIGVATGLPGHDSTSDLLRWADHASLSAKSAGGSKVAVLSHELSTQHALQTDVELHLEGIIDTDLVLHYLPEVDMRTGKVLGAEALVRWQHPTRGLLFPDSFIPVAESINLAGKLGRMVMRLACAEFSRWRSAGVGLDALLRVNVSPVQLVAEGFVDIVACTLDEFGLDSSTVCLEITESAVVQDIEPTRKTLAGLKEVGVHLAIDDFGTGYSVLTHLKSLPVDTIKIDRGFVTEIGCNASDLAIVRAIMALAKEFELEVVAEGVETTTAAQVLLKLGCHRAQGFLFSRPVNGATMESLLAKGIMPVELLTG, encoded by the coding sequence ATGAGCCGCACCCTGGACGAGCTAGTTACCCAGGTGGCTTCGCAGCTGATGGCGGCCACTGCCACCACCGCGGTCCCGTTCAGTGAGCGGGTGCTGGCCCTCATGGTGGAGCACTTCGGCGTCGACGTGAGCTTTCTTCGCCACAATGACCACGATATTCATGCGACCAGGCTCGTCGCGGAGTGGCCGCCACGCGACTATGGGCCCGACCCAGACCCGATTGGCGTGGTGTATTTCGCTGACGCCGACTCAGTCTTTGCGATGATCGAGAACTTGAAAGAGCCGTTGGTTTTGCGTCCCGAGCCGGCCAACGCCGACTATCAGCGTCGCATCCAGAAGGGCACCGCGGTGCCTGCTGTTTCCCTTGCGCAGGTGCCGCTGCTGTCCGGAGAGGTCACCACTGGCACCCTCGGGTTTGTAAAGCATGGCGACCGGGAATGGCACAGCGATGAGCTGAACGCGTTGCAAGCGATCGCAACCCTTTTCGCCCAGCTGCAGGCTCGCATCGTTGCTGAAGAACAATTGCGCTACTTGGCCGAACACGATGATCTGACCGGGCTGCTGAACCGTCGAGCCCTAATCGCGCACCTTGATGAGAGGCTGGCCGAGGGTCAGTGCGGCCCGGTGACGCTGCTTTTCCTGGACCTCGATCGGCTCAAAGCGGTCAACGACTACCTCGGTCACAACGCCGGTGACCGGCTGATCAAAGTCTTCGCCGACCGGCTGCGCGAGGCAGCCGAAGATCGGACGATTATTGCCCGTTTCGGCAGAGACGAGTTCGTCGTGGTGCCCGCTGAGCCGATATCGGTCGATGCTGCCGAGTCGTTCGCCCATCGCTTGCAGACGCGGCTGCAAAACCAAGTGGTGATCGACGGTGAGATACTTACCCGCACCGTGAGCATCGGTGTCGCCACCGGTCTTCCGGGACATGACAGCACGTCGGACCTGCTGCGCTGGGCCGATCACGCGTCGCTATCGGCGAAAAGCGCCGGCGGCAGCAAGGTCGCGGTTCTTAGCCACGAGCTCAGCACACAGCACGCGCTGCAAACCGACGTTGAACTGCACCTGGAAGGGATCATCGATACCGACCTGGTGCTGCACTACCTCCCCGAGGTGGACATGCGGACCGGTAAAGTCCTGGGTGCTGAGGCGCTGGTACGCTGGCAGCACCCGACGCGGGGGTTGCTGTTTCCCGACTCATTCATCCCGGTGGCCGAATCGATCAACCTCGCAGGGAAGCTGGGCCGGATGGTAATGCGCTTGGCATGCGCGGAATTCAGTCGATGGCGTTCAGCCGGTGTGGGACTTGATGCGCTGTTGCGCGTCAATGTCTCGCCAGTGCAGTTGGTCGCCGAGGGTTTTGTTGACATAGTGGCGTGCACTCTCGATGAATTCGGTCTCGACAGCAGCACAGTATGTCTGGAAATCACCGAAAGTGCGGTGGTCCAAGACATCGAGCCCACTCGAAAGACACTTGCCGGGCTTAAGGAGGTCGGAGTGCACCTGGCCATCGACGACTTCGGCACCGGTTACAGTGTGCTGACCCATCTGAAATCCTTGCCGGTGGACACCATCAAAATCGACAGAGGCTTCGTCACTGAAATAGGCTGCAACGCAAGCGATTTGGCGATCGTTCGGGCGATCATGGCGCTAGCCAAGGAGTTTGAACTCGAAGTCGTCGCTGAAGGCGTCGAGACCACCACTGCTGCGCAGGTATTGCTGAAGTTGGGTTGTCATCGCGCGCAAGGATTCCTATTCTCGCGTCCCGTCAACGGCGCGACGATGGAATCGCTACTAGCCAAAGGCATCATGCCCGTGGAGCTTCTCACGGGTTAG
- a CDS encoding putative bifunctional diguanylate cyclase/phosphodiesterase, producing MNNKTPADRLDQLVTVVANQLMAVDAATSVEVSRRVLAYLVDQLGVDTSFLRHNDHDIHATKLIAYWPIRDSVPDPDPIGVVYFADADSVFAMAENLKEPLVIRPEPANEDYQRRIQDGTTIPAVSLAAVPLVSGEITTGMLGFVKYGDRAWSEAELNALKAIATLFAQVQARVTAEIKSGHDDLTGLYNRGALLQHLEGRLVPGEPGPVAALFLDLDRLKAINDYLGHAAGDQFIQLFAKRIRAAFVDDSLIARLGGDEFVVIPASPMSADAAELLAERLRAQLKEHVAIGGEILTRMVSIGVASGTPGQDTPSDLLRWADHAVLAAKRAGGDSVAVFSAAMSIEAELRNDVELHLRRGVESDALRLAYLPEVDLRTGDIIGVEALVRWQHPTRGLLSPDFFIPVAESINLTGELDRWVFQTACTEFAEWQSVGLGPDVLLRINISPGQLVTGGFVNFVADMISRHGLDASSVCLEITENIVARNLHAARATLAGLKDVGVQIAIDDFGKGYSVMSLLQTLPVDMLKIGKIFVRQLGSNTGDLVIVRGIMSLAQGFQLDVVAEGVETEAAARALLAHGCYRGQGFLFSGPVAGEAMRRMLATQRLPLTYTPPSTVQ from the coding sequence ATGAACAATAAGACCCCAGCGGACCGGCTCGATCAGCTTGTCACTGTCGTCGCCAACCAACTGATGGCCGTCGACGCTGCAACGTCAGTCGAGGTCAGTCGGCGGGTGCTGGCCTATCTGGTGGACCAGCTAGGCGTAGACACCAGCTTCTTGCGTCACAACGATCACGACATTCACGCCACCAAACTCATCGCGTATTGGCCGATACGAGATTCCGTGCCCGACCCCGATCCGATCGGTGTGGTGTATTTCGCCGATGCCGACTCGGTCTTCGCGATGGCCGAAAACCTCAAAGAACCTCTGGTGATCCGTCCCGAGCCGGCCAACGAGGACTATCAGCGCCGTATCCAGGACGGCACCACCATTCCCGCGGTTTCCCTGGCCGCCGTCCCGCTGGTCTCCGGGGAGATCACCACCGGAATGCTGGGGTTCGTCAAATACGGAGACCGGGCATGGAGCGAGGCAGAACTCAACGCCCTCAAGGCCATCGCGACCCTCTTTGCCCAGGTACAAGCCCGCGTTACTGCCGAAATCAAGTCTGGCCATGACGATCTGACCGGCCTGTACAACCGTGGAGCGCTGCTGCAGCACCTTGAGGGAAGATTGGTCCCCGGAGAACCCGGTCCAGTCGCGGCGCTGTTTCTTGACCTCGATCGCCTCAAAGCCATCAACGACTACCTGGGCCACGCCGCCGGTGACCAATTTATCCAGTTGTTCGCCAAACGCATCCGTGCCGCCTTCGTCGATGACAGCCTGATCGCGCGACTCGGTGGGGACGAATTCGTTGTCATACCCGCATCGCCAATGAGTGCCGATGCCGCCGAACTGCTCGCCGAACGTCTCCGCGCCCAACTCAAAGAACACGTCGCCATCGGCGGTGAGATACTCACCCGCATGGTCAGCATCGGTGTCGCCTCAGGGACCCCCGGACAAGACACACCGTCTGATCTCCTTCGCTGGGCAGATCACGCAGTCCTGGCAGCCAAGCGCGCCGGCGGGGATAGCGTTGCGGTGTTTAGCGCAGCCATGTCCATCGAAGCTGAACTGCGCAATGACGTTGAATTACATCTTCGACGTGGTGTCGAATCCGACGCCCTTCGCTTGGCGTACCTACCTGAGGTCGACTTGCGAACTGGCGACATTATTGGGGTCGAGGCATTGGTCCGGTGGCAGCACCCCACCCGTGGACTACTGTCTCCCGACTTCTTCATCCCCGTAGCCGAATCCATCAACCTTACTGGCGAATTAGATAGATGGGTTTTCCAGACGGCCTGCACCGAATTCGCCGAATGGCAATCAGTTGGCTTGGGCCCCGACGTGCTGCTGCGAATCAACATCTCGCCAGGACAGCTGGTCACCGGCGGGTTTGTTAACTTCGTCGCGGACATGATTAGCCGCCACGGTCTCGACGCCTCCTCCGTATGTTTGGAAATCACCGAGAACATCGTTGCCCGAAACCTACACGCCGCCCGTGCCACCCTTGCGGGACTCAAGGACGTGGGCGTGCAGATCGCCATCGACGACTTCGGTAAGGGCTATAGCGTCATGTCGCTGTTGCAGACGCTACCCGTCGACATGTTGAAGATCGGCAAAATATTCGTGCGGCAACTCGGAAGCAATACCGGCGATCTGGTCATCGTGCGCGGCATTATGTCACTTGCGCAAGGTTTCCAACTCGATGTAGTTGCCGAAGGCGTTGAGACGGAGGCTGCGGCAAGGGCCCTGCTAGCTCATGGGTGTTACCGTGGGCAAGGTTTCTTGTTTTCCGGGCCGGTCGCCGGAGAAGCCATGCGGCGCATGCTAGCCACACAACGGCTGCCCTTGACATACACACCACCATCAACGGTGCAATGA